In a genomic window of Zingiber officinale cultivar Zhangliang chromosome 9B, Zo_v1.1, whole genome shotgun sequence:
- the LOC122023746 gene encoding uncharacterized protein LOC122023746, with product MHPSSLKSAVRRSLTRSLLFPSDDDHETVQPRANGNAKTAARRGRNPTTKKGKEEEEEEEEAKKALAYRNSSDFQLMQVSREAQKLTQMIDSWSMARHVAGRSEFFTEDLLRGAVGLQESLGMLKKLQDTSKKMSRTSNNPKQEVFTKKGTEMPPQELSFEGFRVGDYRRRHHEPQPSSDDFSRNCMEELKQVIKESLYKDNILSDDDKNSSSRSMRYGTISSLEDKCLNTEVHYSSGQPKKARSSNLVAKLMGLEEASSKTIQPISKEEKDFVSLMRPRFDVEMPKTRKSHFLVQTNAQEDNGPDDFIETKHLKGLLKRSQIGGKGLEPTFFGTKELEQCRTSLQRIDQLPPIVIMKPLHLHHRNTSVQNELPEKALIQERIQEIKLGQVNNRLDYCKHTLAEKQEQKEFKHMEKDVAETLPYYVTPSVYSKRIKKKVIVSHRLNDEEKKPSRLSVKQQEEKGLQSTRIKMLVQAKHNGETQHPDLGSHYRVVAKSITDSSRDKTKSQVKATRRAAMTVAAIEDKQCYDNDTAIKYCIQVNDVPKPVGGSNSSKLVEQMKKVKNSLNSDNLNEDHKAIPRTYQEERNSKFTEVIRPPGYKKVGVEASIGDDLKSAFLSSQSFLSCVKNLFSVDATRPINYLKQSTNSDRKVDPPKLYLDVSEELMARKYNQLKYTIHPLLQTQPWGRITYLSIDKLVEEVGNGISKLISYNDVNGVDAGEGSLHIRLERELMPKNTVINSAWDIGWEWWICLEEADKVVDEVSKQIFSRLVEDAALELTRDSANYFEHEELESFQAEVNEGAC from the exons ATGCATCCGAGCAGTCTAAAATCGGCTGTTCGCAGATCGTTAACCAGGTCGCTTCTATTTCCCTCTGATGATGATCATGAAACAGTCCAGCCTAGAGCAAATGGGAATGCCAAAACAGCAGCTCGCCGAGGCAGAAATCCAACTACCAAGAAgggtaaagaagaagaagaagaagaagaagaagcaaaaaagGCCTTGGCTTACAGAAACAGCAGTGACTTCCAGCTTATGCAGGTGTCAAGAGAAGCTCAGAAACTGACACAGATGATTGATTCATGGTCAATGGCTAGACATGTTGCAGGTAGATCAGAATTTTTCACGGAAGATCTTCTTAGAGGTGCGGTAGGTCTGCAGGAGTCACTGGGCATGCTTAAAAAGCTTCAGGATACATCAAAGAAGATGTCCCGAACCAGtaataatccaaaacaagaagtCTTCACTAAGAAAGGCACAGAAATGCCACCACAAGAGTTGAGTTTTGAAGGATTCAGAGTCGGTGATTACCGAAGAAGGCACCATGAACCACAACCTTCATCTGATGACTTTTCAAGGAATTGCATGGAAGAGCTGAAACAAGTCATAAAAGAAAGTCTTTACAAAGATAATATACTGTCTGATGATGATAAGAACTCCTCTAGTAGGTCAATGCGATATGGTACGATCAGTAGTTTGGAGGATAAGTGCTTAAACACTGAAGTACACTATTCATCTGGGCAACCAAAGAAAGCTAGATCTTCAAATCTAGTTGCTAAACTTATGGGTTTGGAAGAAGCCTCCTCAAAAACTATTCAACCTATCAGTAAAGAAGAAAAGGATTTTGTCAGCCTAATGAGGCCTAGGTTCGATGTAGAGATGCCTAAAACAAGGAAGTCACATTTTCTTGTGCAGACTAATGCTCAAGAAGATAATGGACCAGATGACTTCATCGAAACTAAGCATCTCAAAGGACTTTTGAAGCGAAGCCAAATTGGAGGAAAAGGACTAGAACCAACATTTTTTGGTACTAAAGAACTAGAACAGTGTCGGACAAGCCTACAAAGGATTGATCAGCTGCCACCAATTGTGATAATGAAGCCTCTGCATTTGCACCATCGGAATACCAGTGTTCAGAACGAACTTCCTGAGAAGGCCTTGATACAAGAAAGGATCCAAGAAATTAAATTGGGTCAAGTGAACAATAGATTGGATTATTGTAAACATACTTTAGCCGAGAAACAAGAACAGAAAGAATTTAAGCATATGGAAAAGGATGTTGCTGAAACATTGCCCTATTATGTTACTCCCTCTGTATACAGCAAACGGATAAAGAAAAAGGTGATTGTTTCTCACAGGCTGAACGATGAGGAGAAGAAACCATCAAGACTAAGTGTGAAGCAGCAAGAAGAAAAGGGACTTCAATCAACAAGGATAAAAATGCTTGTGCAAGCAAAGCATAATGGAGAAACACAACATCCAGATTTGGGGTCTCATTACAGAGTTGTAGCAAAGTCAATCACCGATTCTTCAAGAGATAAGACTAAGTCACAAGTAAAAGCAACTAGGAGAGCTGCCATGACCGTTGCTGCA ATTGAGGACAAACAATGCTATGATAATGACACGGCGATTAAATATTGCATTCAAGTGAATGATGTTCCAAAACCAGTAGGTGGTTCCAACAGCAGCAAACTCGTTGAGCAGATGAAGAAAGTGAAGAATTCGTTGAATTCAG ACAACCTGAATGAAGACCATAAAGCTATACCGAGGACCTACCAGGAAGAACGAAACTCTAAATTCACAGAAGTCATTCGTCCACCTGGTTACAAGAAAGTTGGAGTAGAAGCTTCAATAGGAGATGATCTCAAGAGTGCTTTTCTCAGCAGCCAATCATTTCTGAGTTGTGTAAAAAATTTATTCAGTGTTGATGCCACTAGACCCATCAACTATCTGAAACAAAGCACAAACAGTGATAGAAAAGTGGACCCACCTAAGCTATACCTCGACGTTTCAGAGGAGCTAATGGCACGAAAATACAACCAGTTGAAGTATACAATTCATCCCCTGCTGCAAACCCAACCATGGGGGAGGATAACATACTTGTCCATTGACAAATTGGTGGAGGAAGTTGGTAACGGGATCAGCAAATTGATAAGTTACAATGATGTCAATGGTGTCGATGCTGGTGAAGGTAGTCTCCACATAAGGTTGGAGAGAGAGCTAATGCCCAAAAATACTGTCATAAATTCTGCATGGGACATCGGATGGGAGTGGTGGATATGCTTGGAAGAGGCTGACAAGGTTGTTGATGAAGTTAGCAAGCAAATATTCTCTCGGCTGGTTGAGGATGCTGCATTGGAGTTGACACGAGACTCTGCCAA CTACTTTGAACACGAGGAACTTGAGTCTTTCCAAGCAGAAGTAAATGAAGGTGCCTGTTGA